The Microplitis demolitor isolate Queensland-Clemson2020A chromosome 8, iyMicDemo2.1a, whole genome shotgun sequence genome has a segment encoding these proteins:
- the LOC103573245 gene encoding protein phosphatase inhibitor 2, translating to MAENLGKRPSKGILKTSTSFENQDAPRPNKETKWDEMNIIATLHPPEKDYGHMKIEEPKTPYNYEGYSNKHDADELDSSAVSEKLARSIKPKIFEESSSDDEEETPEEREKRKAFEAKRRGHYREWEAVKIARNLIQEDEEDDDDDDDDDGDDDGGGDANNEDKDNGSEVEFNESTGPKCVALSGDSENKSEPNSPE from the exons ATGGCTGAGAATTTGGGAAAACGTCCTTCCAAGGGAATTTTAAAGACGTCAACTAGTTTTGAGAATCAGGACGCGCCAAG acctaataaagaaacaaaatgGGACGAAATGAATATTATTGCGACGTTACATCCTCCTGAAAAAGATTATGGACATATGAAAATAGAAGAACCAAAAACTCCATACAATTATGAGGGATATAGCAACAAGCACGATGCTGATGAGTTGGATTCTTCAGCAGTCAgtgaaaa attGGCAAGAAGTATCAAGCCGAAAATATTTGAAGAATCAAGTAGCGATGACGAGGAAGAAACGCCTGAAGAGCGAG aaaaGCGAAAAGCTTTTGAGGCAAAGCGAAGAGGTCATTACAGAGAGTGGGAGGCTGTTAAGATTGCAAGAAATTTGATAcaagaagatgaagaagacgacgatgatgatgatgatgatgatggtgatgacgATGGAGGTGGTGACGCTAATAATGAGGATAAGGATAATGGATCGGAGGTTGAGTTTAACGAGAGTACTGGACCCAAGTGCGTGGCATTATCTGGTGATAGTGAAAATAAGTCAGAGCCGAACTCGCCCGAGTAA